The window CCCGTCATCGTGCGCCTGTCCGACTTCAAGTCGAACGAATACGCGGACCTCATCGGCGGCCGCCGCTACGAGCCGCGCGAGGAGAACCCGATGCTCGGCTTCCGCGGCGCGTCCCGCTACGTGTCGGAGAGTTTTCGTCCCGCCTTCGAACTCGAATGCCGGGCGCTGCGCCGGGTTCGCGGCCGGATCGGGCTCGACAACGTGTGGGTGATGGTCCCCTTCGTCCGGACGGTGGCCGAGGCGCGGGCCGTCGTCGACCTCCTGGCGGAAAACGGCCTCGCCCGCGGGGAGGACGGCCTGCAGCTCATCATGATGTGCGAGCTTCCCTCGAACGCCCTGCTCGCCGACGAGTTCCTCGAGCACTTCGACGGGATGTCGATCGGGTCGAACGACA of the Candidatus Palauibacter scopulicola genome contains:
- a CDS encoding putative PEP-binding protein; its protein translation is PVIVRLSDFKSNEYADLIGGRRYEPREENPMLGFRGASRYVSESFRPAFELECRALRRVRGRIGLDNVWVMVPFVRTVAEARAVVDLLAENGLARGEDGLQLIMMCELPSNALLADEFLEHFDGMSIGSNDMTQLTLGLDRDSGLIADIFDERDAAVKATLSMAIRACTRAGKYIGICGQGPSDHPDLARWLVEEGIESMSLNPDTAVETWMFLAGEEV